In one Brassica oleracea var. oleracea cultivar TO1000 chromosome C9, BOL, whole genome shotgun sequence genomic region, the following are encoded:
- the LOC106315238 gene encoding uncharacterized protein LOC106315238, with amino-acid sequence MSTSKDNWKPEETRYFFQLYAEERRKGNKVGQQMNKVGKKNIMDAFELRFKKGFSDWKRDYKNKYDSSRKKYIRIRMLTQNRTGLGYDNMGRIDMSDDWWKERERECPGIRKAFCKEIDNMDMFEAEFGGVVVTGAEGWSAQHGEASLNSRVGGDIAEDEADSQPAAETETQGQAPRQTQPAAQTHSGGSRAKRRRKEKDVAVEACEKRTAALEVKNMLAKQLMEREQPFSVETV; translated from the exons ATGTCGACGTCAAAAGAT AATTGGAAACCTGAGGAAACTAGGTATTTTTTCCAACTCTACGCGGAAGAGAGAAGAAAAGGAAATAAGGTTGGTCAGCAAATGAATAAAGTAGGAAAAAAGAACATCATGGATGCGTTTGAGCTGAGGTTTAAGAAGGGATTTTCCGATTGGAAGAGGGACTACAAGAACAAGTACGACAGCAGCAGAAAAAAATACATCAGGATTAGGATGCTGACTCAGAACAGGACAGGACTTGGGTATGATAACATGGGAAGGATCGACATGTCAGATGATTGGTGGAAAGAGCGCGAAAGG GAGTGTCCAGGAATTAGAAAAGCCTTCTGCAAAGAAATTGATAACATGGATATGTTTGAAGCAGAATTTGGTGGTGTAGTAGTTACTGGAGCAGAAGGTTGGAGTGCTCAACATGGAGAAGCAAGCTTGAATTCGAGAGTTGGTGGAGATATTGCTGAGGATGAAGCTGATTCTCAGCCAGCAGCAGAGACAGAAACCCAGGGCCAAGCTCCTCGCCAAACTCAACCAGCAGCTCAGACTCATTCTGGAGGTTCAAGAGCAAAACGAAGGCGTAAGGAGAAAGATGTGGCTGTGGAGGCATGTGAAAAAAGGACAGCTGCTCTTGAAGTGAAGAATATGCTAGCAAAACAATTGATGGAGCGTGAACAACCATTCAGTGTTGAGACCGTATAA
- the LOC106315239 gene encoding lysine histidine transporter 2-like — METDRDRGRAREPEMDTARDGERARDGESSRWRERLRWRELEMERELEMERALKIFTGSRNGDREREIEMELRHFPRLRQVMVICFTICRFIYASVAILGYLMYGSNVESHSTQITLNLPTDKLSSKVAICTTLVNPIAKFALMVTPIIDAMKSRFSRILPNKKAARLILSTVLVASNVIVALLLPFFGDLMSLVGAFLSATASVILPCLCYLKISGKYQRLGFEMVVLIGIILIGIVLVITGTYQAVKDIFDRFEKIKK, encoded by the exons ATGGAGACAGATCGTGACAGAGGGAGAGCCAGAGAGCCTGAGATGGATACAGCTCGTGACGGAGAGAGAGCCCGAGATGGAGAGAGCTCGAGATGGAGAGAGAGGTTGAGATGGAGGGAGCTCGAGATGGAGAGAGAGCTTGAGATGGAGAGAGCTCTCAAGATCTTCACTGGTTCTAGGAATGGAGATCGAGAGAGAGAGATAGAGATGGAGCTGCGTCACTTTCCCCGACTGCGTCAA GTTATGGTTATATGTTTCACAATATGCAGATTCATATATGCATCAGTGGCAATATTGGGCTACTTAATGTATGGATCAAACGTAGAATCACATTCTACGCAGATAACACTGAATCTTCCCACTGATAAGCTTAGTTCAAAAGTGGCGATATGCACTACACTGGTGAACCCGATTGCAAAGTTTGCCCTCATGGTTACGCCTATTATCGACGCAATGAAGAGCCGATTTTCACGGATTCTGCCTAACAAAAAAGCCGCCCGTTTAATCCTTAGTACGGTGTTGGTTGCTAGCAATGTGATTGTGGCATTGCTTCTTCCGTTTTTTGGTGATCTCATGAGCTTGGTCGGAGCATTCTTGAGCGCAACTGCGTCAGTTATATTACCATGTTTGTGTTACCTAAAGATCTCTGGCAAATACCAAAGACTCGGTTTCGAAATGGTGGTTCTCATTGGTATTATACTAATCGGTATTGTGCTTGTGATAACCGGAACTTACCAAGCGGTCAAGGACATTTTTGATCGGTTTGAAAAAATTAAAAAGTGA
- the LOC106313345 gene encoding F-box protein At3g19470-like yields MKMCDLPKDMAEEVLCRIPVTSLRPIRSTCKRWNKLSRCGVFAKKHLAHQAEESKEGRLVVMMMDYRVFLMRFNLSNKSCVVEREARLIGPDGSDQLDVCGIFHCDGLLLCIPKGHSRLVVWNPYWGQTRWIEHTHNCHLVDKYRCSYTYALGYDRNSKSHKVLRFIDYLSHFVEFKIYDFSSDSWRIILDLFPRTWMIRYGERGLSLKGNTYWFASDTDRQSTNGFLVCFDFTRETFGPPLSLPRVASFQDTVSLSSVREDQLVVLFQTADILTFEIWISTKIGDDPNAVSWNNKFFLSANIKQLIHPQWQFPASASFFIDEEKKVAVVFDKDTDIRNPTREVAYIIGVDGSLKEAADVRECADRYCDAFLCSYVPSLVQLN; encoded by the coding sequence ATGAAGATGTGTGATCTTCCAAAGGATATGGCTGAGGAGGTGCTCTGTCGAATTCCGGTGACATCTCTGAGACCTATCCGATCTACTTGCAAAAGGTGGAACAAGTTGTCCAGATGTGGCGTATTTGCAAAGAAGCACCTTGCTCATCAAGCAGAAGAATCAAAGGAGGGCCGTCTTGTGGTCATGATGATGGATTATAGGGTTTTTTTGATGAGATTCAATCTTTCCAACAAATCATGTGTAGTAGAGCGTGAAGCTAGACTTATTGGCCCAGACGGTTCAGATCAACTCGACGTGTGTGGAATCTTTCACTGCGACGGTTTATTGTTATGCATCCCCAAAGGTCACTCCAGGCTCGTGGTTTGGAACCCGTATTGGGGGCAAACCAGGTGGATCGAGCACACACATAATTGCCACTTAGTGGACAAGTATAGGTGTTCTTATACGTATGCTCTCGGTTACGACCGTAACAGTAAGTCCCACAAAGTCTTGAGATTTATTGATTATCTCTCTCATTTTGTCGAGTTCAAAATCTACGACTTCAGTTCTGATTCATGGAGGATTATTCTTGACCTCTTTCCTCGAACGTGGATGATAAGATATGGTGAACGTGGCCTATCTTTAAAGGGAAACACCTACTGGTTTGCTTCAGATACAGATAGACAATCTACCAATGGTTTCTTAGTCTGTTTCGATTTCACAAGAGAGACATTCGGGCCGCCTTTGTCTCTACCACGTGTGGCTTCTTTTCAAGATACCGTGAGTCTATCTAGTGTTAGAGAAGATCAGCTTGTGGTTTTATTCCAGACCGCTGATATATTGACGTTTGAGATCTGGATTTCCACTAAGATTGGTGATGACCCTAACGCCGTGTCCTGGAACAACAAGTTTTTCTTATCGGCCAATATCAAACAACTCATTCACCCTCAGTGGCAGTTTCCTGCATCTGCGAGTTTCTTCATTGACGAGGAGAAGAAAGTCGCCGTGGTTTTTGATAAAGACACTGATATACGAAACCCCACTCGCGAAGTAGCTTACATCATTGGAGTAGATGGATCCTTGAAAGAAGCAGCAGATGTCAGAGAATGTGCAGACCGTTATTGTGATGCATTTCTTTGCTCATATGTTCCAAGCTTAGTGCAACTTAATTAA
- the LOC106313838 gene encoding protein IDA-LIKE 3-like, which translates to MSSRNRRSRTNQLRRTILILGLLLVILSCCNGARTTNMFYTSSPPKQPDIVSPPHHHHHQVEDHKNVQFLGFLPRQFPVPASGPSRKHNDIGLSSTTRTPSP; encoded by the coding sequence ATGTCTTCTCGAAATCGCAGATCAAGAACCAACCAACTCAGGAGAACAATCCTTATACTCGGTCTTCTTCTTGTTATTTTGAGTTGCTGCAATGGAGCTAGAACTACGAACATGTTCTACACGAGTTCACCACCCAAACAACCCGACATAGTTTCACCACCTCATCATCACCATCATCAAGTAGAAGATCACAAAAACGTACAGTTTTTGGGGTTCTTGCCACGTCAGTTTCCGGTTCCAGCTTCTGGTCCTTCAAGAAAACACAATGACATCGGTTTAAGTAGTACTACTAGGACTCCTTCTCCTTGA
- the LOC106313837 gene encoding ATP-dependent zinc metalloprotease FTSH 6, chloroplastic-like has protein sequence MRTPGFSGADLANLMNEAAILAGRRGQEKITPKEIDDSIDRIAAGMEGTKMIDGKSKAIVAYHEVGHAVCATLTEGHDPVQKVTLIPRGQARGLTWFLQGEDPTLVSKQQLFARVVGGLGGRAAEDVIFGEPEITTGAAGDLQQITQIARQMVTMFGMSEIGPWALTDPATMQSDVVLRMLARSSMSEKLAKEIDQCVKKIIDNAYQIAKNHVRNNREAIDKLVDVLLDKETLTGDEFRAILSEYTHQPLETEDRVRIKDLISV, from the exons ATGAGAACTCCTGGTTTTAGTGGGGCTGACCTGGCGAACCTCATGAACGAAGCTGCGATTCTCGCCGGAAGAAGAGGACAAGAGAAGATTACCCCTAAAGAGATTGACGACTCTATTGATCGGATTGCCGCCGGAATGGAAGGGACGAAGATGATCGACGGTAAAAGCAAAGCGATTGTGGCGTACCATGAAGTAGGACATGCAGTCTGTGC GACATTGACTGAGGGTCACGACCCGGTTCAGAAAGTAACATTGATTCCTAGAGGTCAAGCACGTGGTCTCACGTGGTTCTTACAGGGAGAAGACCCCACGTTGGTTTCTAAACAGCAGTTGTTCGCTAGAGTCGTCGGAGGACTAGGAGGCAGAGCCGCCGAGGATGTAATTTTTGGAGAACCGGAGATAACCACCGGAGCTGCGGGCGATCTCCAGCAAATAACACAGATCGCAAGACAG ATGGTGACGATGTTTGGTATGTCGGAGATTGGTCCGTGGGCTCTAACCGATCCAGCGACCATGCAAAGCGACGTCGTTCTAAGGATGCTCGCGAGAAGCTCCATGTCCGAGAAGCTTGCCAAGGAAATCGATCAATGCGTGAAGAAAATAATTGATAATGCTTACCAGATCGCCAAGAACCACGTGAGGAATAACAGAGAAGCCATAGACAAGCTTGTTGATGTCTTGTTGGACAAGGAAACCTTAACCGGAGACGAGTTTCGAGCAATCCTGTCTGAATACACTCATCAACCGTTAGAAACCGAGGATAGAGTTCGAATCAAAGATTTGATTAGTGTGTAA